The Flavobacterium psychrotrophum region TTCAGGTATTTCGCCCGGCCAGTTACCGTGGATGTGTTCTACAGGAGTAGTCCACTCAAGGGTGTTAGCCCTCCATGGGTTTTGAACCGCACGTTTGCCTTTAAATATGCTGTAGAAGAAGTTCCAAAGGAACACCAACTGGAATGCAGCACCTATAAGAGCAAACATTGTGATGATAACGTTAACATCTGCAAGGTCATCAAACAGCGGGAAGTTAGAGTTAGTATAATAACGTCTTGGAAGACCTGCCATACCTACAAAGTGCATCGGGAAGAATACACCGTAAGCACATACCGCAGTTACCCAGAAGTGGATGTAACCAAGCGTTTTGTTCATCATCCTACCAAACATTTTAGGGAACCAGTGGTAGATACCTGCAAACATACCGTAAAGGGCAGATATACCCATTACAAGGTGGAAGTGAGCAACAACGAAATATGTATCGTGAACGTTAATATCCAGTGTACTATCTCCAAGGATGATACCTGTAAGACCACCTGTGATGAAAGTAGAAACAAAACCAATAGAGAACAACATTGCAGGGTTCATCTGAAGGTTACCCCTCCAAAGTGTCGTGATCCAGTTGAATGCTTTTACAGCAGAAGGAATCGCGATAAGTAATGTTGTAAAGGTAAATACCGATCCAAGGAACGGGTTCATACCAGAGATGAACATGTGGTGACCCCAAACGATAGTTGAAAGGAATGCAATAGCAAGTATAGAGGCAATCATCGCACGGTAACCAAAGATTGGCTTACGCGCATTTGATGTCATAATTTCAGATACAAGGCCCATCGCAGGAAGGATTACAATGTAAACCTCAGGGTGACCAAGGAACCAGAATAAGTGCTCAAACAATACCGGAGAACCTCCCTGGTAGTGTAGTACATCTCCTGCAATATAAATATCTGAAAGGAAGAATGAAGTACCAAAACTCCTATCCATGATAAGTAGCAATGCCGCAGAAAGTAGTACCGGGAATGATACGATACCAATAACAGCAGTAATGAAAAGCGCCCATATTGTAAGTGGAAGCCTTGTCATTGACATACCTTTTGTCCTTAGGTTAATAACTGTAACAACATAGTTAAGCGAACCCATTAGTGAAGACGCGATGAAGATAGCCATAGAAACAAGCCAAAGCGTCATACCTGTACCTGAACCAGGAATAGCCTGAGGCAGGGCACTAAGTGGTGGATAAATCGTCCATCCGGCAGATGCAGGACCTGACTCTACAAACAGAGAAAGGATCATGATAACTGCAGAAAGGAAGAACAACCAGTAAGAAACCATGTTCATGAAACCGGATGCCATATCCCGTGCACCAATTTGCAACGGAATAAGAAGGTTACTAAATGTACCACTCAAACCGGCTGTTAGTACAAAGAATACCATGATAGTACCGTGAATGGTAACCAGGGCAAGGTAAATATCATTTCTCATTACACCACCCGGAGCATATTTATCTCCAAGAAGTACTTTGAATATTGTAAATGATTCTTCCGGCCATGCAATCTGCATACGGAATAATAGCGACATCACAATACCAATGATACCCATTATAGTACCTGTAAGCAGGTACTGCTTGGCAATCATCTTGTGATCAAGGCTAAAAATATATTTTTCTATAAACGTCTGCTTATGGTCGTGGTGATGATCGTGGGCATCGTGGTGTCCATGTTCTTCGTGATCGTGCATATCGTGTCCTGCTGCTGACATATTTCTTTAATTTGATGTATTGTAAAAGAATTATTTTTTAATTAGTGTGCTGCTGCTACCGTTGCTGTGGTATCTTTTGCAGTCGTTGCGGTAGAATCTACTTTAGTTGCTGTAGACTCTCCCGCAGCCGGAGCTGCACCTTCAGCAGGAGCCGGAGCTGCTGCACCTTCTTTTTCTTTCTTTATAGCTGTGCCAAATGTTTCTTTAGCACCAAGCCATTTATTAAAGTCTGCTTCGTCTTCAACAACAATTTTCATTTGCATGTTGTAGTGAGAAGCACCACAAATCTTGTTACAAAGCAATAAGTAATCAAAAGTATAAGGATCTAATGCTGATTTACCATCTGCAACAAGCTCAGCACTCTTTTTAGAACGGATCTCGTTGATGTGGTTAACCTTTTGCATAATCTTAGGATCTTGACGCATCTCATCTGTAGTGATGGTAGGTATAAAGCCAAACTGTGTAACCATACCCGGCACTACGTTCATCTGTGCCCTAAAGTGTGGCATATAAGCCGAGTGTAGCACATCCTGAGAACGGAATTTAAAGATAATTTGTTTACCTTTTGGTAA contains the following coding sequences:
- a CDS encoding cytochrome c oxidase subunit I, which encodes MSAAGHDMHDHEEHGHHDAHDHHHDHKQTFIEKYIFSLDHKMIAKQYLLTGTIMGIIGIVMSLLFRMQIAWPEESFTIFKVLLGDKYAPGGVMRNDIYLALVTIHGTIMVFFVLTAGLSGTFSNLLIPLQIGARDMASGFMNMVSYWLFFLSAVIMILSLFVESGPASAGWTIYPPLSALPQAIPGSGTGMTLWLVSMAIFIASSLMGSLNYVVTVINLRTKGMSMTRLPLTIWALFITAVIGIVSFPVLLSAALLLIMDRSFGTSFFLSDIYIAGDVLHYQGGSPVLFEHLFWFLGHPEVYIVILPAMGLVSEIMTSNARKPIFGYRAMIASILAIAFLSTIVWGHHMFISGMNPFLGSVFTFTTLLIAIPSAVKAFNWITTLWRGNLQMNPAMLFSIGFVSTFITGGLTGIILGDSTLDINVHDTYFVVAHFHLVMGISALYGMFAGIYHWFPKMFGRMMNKTLGYIHFWVTAVCAYGVFFPMHFVGMAGLPRRYYTNSNFPLFDDLADVNVIITMFALIGAAFQLVFLWNFFYSIFKGKRAVQNPWRANTLEWTTPVEHIHGNWPGEIPEVYRWPYDYSKPGYEEDFVPQTVPFREGEEQLHH